CCTCTTCCCGGTGACCGTCGACCCGGGCGCCGCAGCCGACCTCACCGCACCCGCGTACCTGGCCGCCGCGCTGAAGGCGGTCAAGGAGGACCTCGCCCGCGTGCCGAGCAACGGTGTCTCCTACGGCGCCCTGCGGTACCTGGCCGGCACCCGGTTCGAAGCACCCGCACCCCAGGTGCTGTTCAACTACCTCGGCCGCTTCGACTCGGACACCTCGGGGGACTGGCGGCTCGCGGGAACCACGGGGCAGCTGGGCGAGAGGCGTGACCCGAGGATGCGCCTGCCGCGCGCCCTGGAGTTCAACCTCATCGCCGAACCCGCGGCGACCGGTGCGTACGAACTGGTCACCACCATCTCCTGGCCCGACGGCGTGTTCACCGACGAGGACATCGCCGTCGTCGGCGAGTATCTGCGGGAGGCCCTGGCGGGGCTGGCCGCACTCACCCGGGGCGGACACTCGCCCAGCGACTTCGCCCCGGTGCCGTTGACGCAGTCCGATGTCGACGCCCTGGACGGCCCCGGTCTGTACGACATCCTGCCGCTGACCCCGTTGCAGGAGGGTCTGTACTTCCACTCGGTCTTCGACGACGACTCGGCGGGCAGCTATGTGGAGCAGCAGCTGCTGACACTGGACGGCGAAGTGGACGCCGGACGGCTCGCGGCGGCGGCCACCCGGCTGTTCACGCTGTACCCCAACCTGGCCGCCCGGTTCACGGCCCTCGCCGACGGCCGGGTCGTCTCCGTGCTGGAGAGCGGCGCCGAGGCACCCTTCACCACGCTGGACCGTCCCGGCATCACCGACGCCGAGATCCGCGACCACGCCGAGCGGGACCGCCGTGCCGGGTTCGACCTGGCCACCGGTCCACTGATGCGCTACACCCTCATTCGCGGCGGCTCCGGCCGGAACGTGCTGGTGCAGACCGTGCACCACATCATCGCCGACGGCTGGTCGGTGCCTTTGATGCTCCGCACCCTGCTGGCCGAGTACCACCGGCCGGGGACCGCGTACCGGGTCGGCGGCTTCCCCGACTACGTGCACTGGCTCGCCGGACGCGACGAGGACGAGAGCGACCGCGTCTGGCGCGAGCAGCTCGCCGGACTGCCCGGCCCCTCGCTGGTCGCCGAGGGCCACACCCCGTCCGACCGGTTCGCCGACACGGCCGTGGAGCCCACGGAGAACATCGACGCTGACGCGGCCGCCCGGTCGGCCGGCGTGCCGCTGAGCGTGGCCGTGCACAGCGCCTGGGGGGTGACGCTCGGCGGCCTCCTGCGCGGCAAGGACGTGGTGTTCGGCTCCACGGTGTCCGGGCGCGACGCGGACGTCCCCGGCATCGCGGACATGGTGGGCCTGTTCATCAACACGATCCCCGTACGCACCCGGTGGGCCACGACCACGACGGCCTCCGGGCTGCTCGCCTCGGTGCGGGAGCACCAGAGCGCCGTGCTGCCCCACCAGCACGTCTCGCTGGCGAGGATCGGCCGGCAGGCAGGTGCCGGCGCCCGCTTCGACACCTTGGTGGTGTTCGACGTGGCGACCGATCTGACCGCCCTGCGCGGGCCCGACGACGAACTGGTCATCACCGGCATCGTGAACGAGGGAGCCCCGCACTACCCGTTGACGCTGGTGGTGGAGCGCGCCCCCGACGGCCGCCCGCGCTTCAACCTGATCTACGACGGTGAGCTGCTCCGCGAATCGAGCGCCGAGGCGATCCTGCGTACGTTCACCCGCACCCTCACCGGCCTGCTCACCAGGCCGGACGCCCTGGTCGAGGACCTGACAGCCGAGTTCGACCGGCGCCCCGCACCGGTCACCCCGACGACCCTGGACGCACTGTTCGACGCCGCCGCCCTCCGCGACCCCGGCTCCGTCGCCGTCACCCAGTGCGCCCTCGGCGGCGGCACCGAGTCGCTCACGTACGGCGAACTGGCCTCCGCGAAGGACGAACTGGCGGCGGTTCTGCGCGCGGCCGGAGTCGGACCGGGCGGTCGCGTCGCCGTCGCCGTTCCGCGTTCCGTGGAGCAGGTCGTGGCCCTGGTCGCGATCGTCACCGCGGGCGGCGCGTACGTACCGCTGGACCTGGCCTACCCGGACGAGCGGCTGGAGTACATCCTCGCCGACGCCGCACCGCAGGTTGTTCTCGTGGACCGTGCGCAGCGGGACCGCTTCACCGGCCTGCTGGCCCGGACGGGCCAGCAGGCCCGGGTGCTCGTGCTCGGGGACGAACTGCCGCAGGTGGAAGTGCCGGCGCCGAAGGGCGCCGGCCCCGGCCCGCGCGATCCCGCGTACGTGATCTACACGTCAGGATCGACCGGCCGGCCCAAGGGCGTCGTCGTCCCGCACACCGCCGTGGTGGCGCTCCTCGCGAACACCGGGCCCGGCATGGATTTCGGTCCGCACGACGTGTGGGTCCAGTTCCACTCGTACTCCTTCGACTTCGCCGTCTGGGAGCTGTGGGGCGCGCTGGCACACGGCGGTGAACTGCTGGTACCGGACCACGCGCTGACCCGTTCCCCGGTGGACTTCCACCAACTGGTCCGCGAGCGCGGAGTGACCGTGCTCAACCAGACCCCGTCGGCCTTCTACCGGTTCATCGAGGCCGACCGGCATGCCCGTGAGCCGGTCACCGCACTGCGCCGGATCATCTTCGGCGGCGAGGCACTGGATCCGGCGCGGCTGCGCGGCTGGGTCGAGCGTTACGGCACCGCTTCGCCCGAGCTGGTCAACATGTACGGCATCACCGAGACCACCGTCCACGTCACCCACCGGGTGCTGACCGACGGTGACCTCAGTGCCGACGTCAGCCCGATCGGCGGTCCGATCCCCGGCCTGGACGCCTATCTGCTCGACGACCGGCTCCGGCCGGTGCCGCCCGGCCGGGTGGGCGCCATCTACGTCGCGGGCGACCAGGTGTCCCTCGGCTACCTCGGCAGGCCCGGGCTCACCGCGGGCCGGTTCGTGGCGAACCCGTTCGCGGGCGACGGCTCCCGCATGTACCACACGGGCGACCTCGCCCGCCGGACGCTTGACGGCGAGCTGGAGTTCGCCGGCCGGGCCGACGACCAGGTCCAGCTCAAGGGCTTCCGGATCGAGCTCGGTGAGGTGGAGTCCGCGGTCAGGGAGCTCGACGGCGTGGTCGATGTGGCCGTCACCGTGGCGGACAGCGGCGACCACCTGGTCGCACACGTCGTGGGCCGGGCGCCCGGCGATCTCACCGGCCTCCTGGCGGCGAAGTTGCCCGCGCACATGGTGCCGGGCCAGGTGGTGACGGTCGACGCGCTGCCGCTGACGGTCAACGGAAAGCTGGACCGCAGAGCCCTGGCCGAGCATGCGGCGGCGGACATCGTCGAGGAGGCCGTGACCGGCTCCTCGCTTGCCGCGCTGACCGGCATCTTCGGCGAGACGCTTCCGGGTTCGGGCGTGGACGCCGACACCGACTTCTTCATGGCCGGCGGCGACAGCATTCTCGCCATCACCGTGATCAACCGGGCCAGGGCCCTCGGGCTGTCGATCGCACCGCGGGACGTCTTCCTGTTCAAGACCCCGCGTGAACTCGCCCGGGAGCTGGAGTCACGTACGCCGCAGACCGCGGCGGTGGGACCCGTCCGTCGTGAGGACGGCCCGCTGGTCCCGACACCGATCATTCTGCGCCGGCGTGAACTGGGTGGCCCGCTCTCCCGGTTCGCCCAGGCCAGGGCACTGGTGGTCCCCGACGGCGCCGGGCTCGCCGACGCCGAACGTGCCGCGAACGCCGTGGTGGCCGCCCACCCGGTCCTCCGGCTGAAGCTGCACGTCGAGCACGGTGTCTGGGCCCTGAGCACCGGACCCGGCCGTGAGGTCCCCGTCGCCACGGCGGAGACGGACGACGTGACGGCCGCGGCGAACGAGGCCGCCGGGCGCCTGGACCCCGAGTCCGGGAACGTCATCGCGTTCTCCTGGCTCGCGGCGAGCCGGACCCTCGTGGTCACCGTGCACCACCTCGCCGTCGACGCGGTGTCCTGGCTGATCCTGCTGGACGACCTGGCCACCGCCCTGCGCGGGGCGCCCCTGGCGCCGCCCACCACGTCCTACGCCGAGTACGCCGAAGCGACGGGCGTCCGGTCCGCGCAGGTGACCGGACTCGGGGACTGGCTCACGACGCTCGGGGCGCCCGCGCTGCTGCCCTCCGTGGAGGGTCTGCGCGAGACCACCGTCGTGCTCCCGCCCGAGGTGAGCGACCGGGTGACGCGTACCGCGCCCGCCGCACTCGGCGTCGGTCTCACCGAGCTGCTGTGCGGCGCGCTCCGCACCGCGCTGACCCGGGTCCAGCCCTCGCCCGGCGATCTCGCGATCGATCTGGAGCGGCACGGCCGCGTCCCCGTACGGGAACACCACGACTACACCCGTACGGTCGGCTGGTTCACCGCCATCGCGCCCGTCCGGCTCACGCCGCACACCGACCCCGTCGAGGCGGCGCGCGAAGCCGCCGCACGTCAGGCGGACGAGGACGGGCACGTCGCCTACGGCCGGCTCAGGTACCTCAACCCGCAGACGGCCCCGCTGCTGACCGCCCAGCCACAGGTGTTGTTCAACTACCTCGGCAGGGGCAGTGAGTCCCACGCGCCGCACATCACCGGAGCGGACCGGAACAGCCCGTACGCCGTCGAGGTGAACGCCTGGACCGACGACACCACCGGCAGCCTGCACGCGGCCTTCACCCTCGCCGACGGCATCCCCGACGAGATCACCGGGCACTGGCGACACGCACTGGAGCGCATCGCGGATGCCTCCGCGACGGCCGAGCGCACCGCGCCGGTCACACCCCTCCAACGGGGCCTGTACTTCCAGGCCCAGCTGGCGGGCACGGCCGGACACTACGTCGCACAGAGCTACTTCACCTTCGACCGGCGGCTGGACACCGACGCGCTCGCCGAGGCGATGGCGTACGTGATCGCCCGGCACCCGGTCGTGGGCGCGGGCTTCACCACCGACGACCGAGGCAATCCGGTCCAGGTCCTCAAGGCGGGCCGCCGCGTCGACGTCGGTACGGTCACCGTCGCGACGGACGCCGAGGCCGACGCCCTGCGTGCCAGGGACCGTGACACCGGATTCGACCCGGGTGAGCCGCCGCTGGTCCGGCTGACCGTGGTGCGTCTGCCCGACGGCCGCGACCGCCTGCTCCTGAGCTACCACCTCCTGCTGTGGGACGGCTGGTCGCGCGAGATCCTGCTGCGGGACCTGTTCGACGCCTACCGGGCCGTCGTCGCGGGCGAACCCCTGGACGCGACCCCGCTCACGCCGGGCTTCGAGGACTACGCCCGCGCGCTCGCCGCCAAGGACCCCGCCGTGGCGGAACGCTTCTGGGCGGACCACCTCGACGGCCTCAGCGGCCCCACCCTGCTCGCCGGACCGCAGCCGCCCGTCTCGGACGAGTTGCCGCGCGCGCTCGTGCACACGATGTCCGCCGAGCTGTCGGACCTGCTGCGGGACGCGGCCAAGGCGCACGGCGTCACGCTGAACACGGTGCTGACCGGTGCGTTCGGCCTCCTGCTGGGCGCGCACACCGGCCGCGCCGACGCGGTGTTCGGCGTGACCGTCTCGGGCCGGGAGGGCGAGGGCCTGTCCGGAATCGTCGGAGTGCTGCTCAACACCGTGCCCATGTGGACGCGGGCCCGGCCGGACGACACGGTCGGGGAGTACCTGGCGGCCGTCCAGACGGCCAGGGTTCAGGCGATGGAGCACGAGCACCTCGGGCTCGGCGAGATCCAGCGGGCCAGTGGACACGACGCCCTGTTCGACAACCTGTTCGTGCTCCAGAACTTCCTGGACCTGGACGCGTTCGCCGAGATGAACGCCAGGCACGGCATCACCTCGGTGCGGGCCGACGACTCGACCCACTACCCGTACACCTGGGTCGTCACGCCCGGCGACCGGCTCACCGTCAAACTGGAACACCGCGACGACGACCCCGCGCAGGCCCGCCTCCTCCTCGCCGGCTATCTGCGGATGCTGGAGGACCTGGCCGGGTCGAGCGGCCCGGTCGGCGCCCTGCCGGGCGCGGGTCCGGAGCCCGCACCCGCCGCACGTACGGACATCGGGACGGACACCGTCGTCGACCGGTTCGACCGGGCGGCGGACCGCGACCCGCAGCGGGTCGCCCTGGTCGCCCACGGCTCGGCCATGACCTTCGCCCAACTCCGGGACCGCAGCCGTGCGGTGGCGGGTGTGCTCGCCCGGCGCGGCATCGGACCGGAGCGGACCGTGGCCCTCGCGATCCCGCGTTCGCTCGACTCGATCGTGGCGCTGTTCGCCGTGCTGCGCGTCGGCGCCGCGTACGTACCCCTGGAGCTCGACCACC
This genomic interval from Streptomyces sp. NBC_00464 contains the following:
- a CDS encoding non-ribosomal peptide synthetase, which produces MMEPGARPALLSESGLAGLRRRTGDYSDRTIVTACAIGLSYWATGRSPDGIDLTPGTLFADVLGWVDNAGSGAGGWGIGADGYSIAVPEGVSPADAQLALDDLAGFPDRPLGTIGPSDIAARIEALARWNDTGAGRVRPTIVEMFREQARARPDAVAIVDGNRSLTYRQADELSAQLAHHLTGRGLLAEEVVGISLARSADMVIGLLAVLRAGCAFVPLDPVWPAARRAVVVEDARAVLQLNSSGEHGPGEPEAVAVDLDDWRFASHPCEGPEVAVPGPALAYVIFTSGSTGRPKGAMIRHEAISERLLWQVDEILHFGHDDASLFKAPLSFDISINEIFLPLVCGGRLVVLRPGGERDPHHLLSVIAEQRVTFTYLVSSMLDVLLEMAGDSGRLDSLRHVWCGGEVLTPELYERFRTRLDIPMYHGYGPAETTIGVSHVIYRGAAERLSTSIGKANPNTQLYVLDDELRPVPVGVGGELYVGGFLLGRGYVNAPGLTASRFVANPFAADGSRLYRTGDLARFAPDGSLDFLGRADNQIKIRGMRLEIEDVEAGLAEHPGVRHSCVVARKNTAGGTYLVGYVIPAAGSEDLHADEVRAWAVAHMVEYMVPAHTVVMKEFPLTANGKLDRAALPEPVTSAGPVLAPATENERIVCSAVAAVLRLDEVGVDQDFFRLGGDSILAISLLSALRDAGLHVTARQIFTHTVVGALAAVASREDPSAVEDDDVATGPVVGSPIVQWLGGTTDAVDGFVQSVVLNTPADLTYGALDEILTALVRHHDMLRAGLVRGEHWSFDIPEAAGAVAGWQESDRPLDACVALATDGLDPDNGVMLRAVWRREARQLVVVVHHVVVDGVSWRVLMEDLATAWRQLTSGAPVELPPVGTSFRRWTELLGRAAFDADRAHFGRPLPGPDGPVGRRALSEADTVAQERERTLSVGPEITTALLSEIPAMFHAGVNDVLLTALAVALARWRRDLGQDQTFAHIELEGHGREGRFVADAAGFEPELSRTVGWFTTLFPVTVDPGAAADLTAPAYLAAALKAVKEDLARVPSNGVSYGALRYLAGTRFEAPAPQVLFNYLGRFDSDTSGDWRLAGTTGQLGERRDPRMRLPRALEFNLIAEPAATGAYELVTTISWPDGVFTDEDIAVVGEYLREALAGLAALTRGGHSPSDFAPVPLTQSDVDALDGPGLYDILPLTPLQEGLYFHSVFDDDSAGSYVEQQLLTLDGEVDAGRLAAAATRLFTLYPNLAARFTALADGRVVSVLESGAEAPFTTLDRPGITDAEIRDHAERDRRAGFDLATGPLMRYTLIRGGSGRNVLVQTVHHIIADGWSVPLMLRTLLAEYHRPGTAYRVGGFPDYVHWLAGRDEDESDRVWREQLAGLPGPSLVAEGHTPSDRFADTAVEPTENIDADAAARSAGVPLSVAVHSAWGVTLGGLLRGKDVVFGSTVSGRDADVPGIADMVGLFINTIPVRTRWATTTTASGLLASVREHQSAVLPHQHVSLARIGRQAGAGARFDTLVVFDVATDLTALRGPDDELVITGIVNEGAPHYPLTLVVERAPDGRPRFNLIYDGELLRESSAEAILRTFTRTLTGLLTRPDALVEDLTAEFDRRPAPVTPTTLDALFDAAALRDPGSVAVTQCALGGGTESLTYGELASAKDELAAVLRAAGVGPGGRVAVAVPRSVEQVVALVAIVTAGGAYVPLDLAYPDERLEYILADAAPQVVLVDRAQRDRFTGLLARTGQQARVLVLGDELPQVEVPAPKGAGPGPRDPAYVIYTSGSTGRPKGVVVPHTAVVALLANTGPGMDFGPHDVWVQFHSYSFDFAVWELWGALAHGGELLVPDHALTRSPVDFHQLVRERGVTVLNQTPSAFYRFIEADRHAREPVTALRRIIFGGEALDPARLRGWVERYGTASPELVNMYGITETTVHVTHRVLTDGDLSADVSPIGGPIPGLDAYLLDDRLRPVPPGRVGAIYVAGDQVSLGYLGRPGLTAGRFVANPFAGDGSRMYHTGDLARRTLDGELEFAGRADDQVQLKGFRIELGEVESAVRELDGVVDVAVTVADSGDHLVAHVVGRAPGDLTGLLAAKLPAHMVPGQVVTVDALPLTVNGKLDRRALAEHAAADIVEEAVTGSSLAALTGIFGETLPGSGVDADTDFFMAGGDSILAITVINRARALGLSIAPRDVFLFKTPRELARELESRTPQTAAVGPVRREDGPLVPTPIILRRRELGGPLSRFAQARALVVPDGAGLADAERAANAVVAAHPVLRLKLHVEHGVWALSTGPGREVPVATAETDDVTAAANEAAGRLDPESGNVIAFSWLAASRTLVVTVHHLAVDAVSWLILLDDLATALRGAPLAPPTTSYAEYAEATGVRSAQVTGLGDWLTTLGAPALLPSVEGLRETTVVLPPEVSDRVTRTAPAALGVGLTELLCGALRTALTRVQPSPGDLAIDLERHGRVPVREHHDYTRTVGWFTAIAPVRLTPHTDPVEAAREAAARQADEDGHVAYGRLRYLNPQTAPLLTAQPQVLFNYLGRGSESHAPHITGADRNSPYAVEVNAWTDDTTGSLHAAFTLADGIPDEITGHWRHALERIADASATAERTAPVTPLQRGLYFQAQLAGTAGHYVAQSYFTFDRRLDTDALAEAMAYVIARHPVVGAGFTTDDRGNPVQVLKAGRRVDVGTVTVATDAEADALRARDRDTGFDPGEPPLVRLTVVRLPDGRDRLLLSYHLLLWDGWSREILLRDLFDAYRAVVAGEPLDATPLTPGFEDYARALAAKDPAVAERFWADHLDGLSGPTLLAGPQPPVSDELPRALVHTMSAELSDLLRDAAKAHGVTLNTVLTGAFGLLLGAHTGRADAVFGVTVSGREGEGLSGIVGVLLNTVPMWTRARPDDTVGEYLAAVQTARVQAMEHEHLGLGEIQRASGHDALFDNLFVLQNFLDLDAFAEMNARHGITSVRADDSTHYPYTWVVTPGDRLTVKLEHRDDDPAQARLLLAGYLRMLEDLAGSSGPVGALPGAGPEPAPAARTDIGTDTVVDRFDRAADRDPQRVALVAHGSAMTFAQLRDRSRAVAGVLARRGIGPERTVALAIPRSLDSIVALFAVLRVGAAYVPLELDHPDERIAAIVDAARPDVILTVSAVSPRLTGDLIELDRPLPDAAPYRTFAPDDPDRLRHPAYTIFTSGSTGRPKGVVTEYAGLTNMLINHQRRIFEPVLAQHGHRVFRIAHTVSFAFDMSWEELLWLADGHEVHICDEELRRDAPRLVEYCLEHGIDVINVTPTYAQQLVAEGLLDHPERRPALVLLGGEAVTVNLWQRLAETEGTAGYNLYGPTEYTINTLGVGTFECGDPVVGVAIDNTEVYVLDPWLRPLPDGVPGELYVSGVGIARGYLGQPTQTAHRFVACPFGTPGERMYRTGDLVIRRPDGNLMYLGRTDQQVKIRGHRVEPGEVEAAFAAHPAVRFAAAVAQPDPQVDGAYRLAAYLVLDGSDLASVAAEVGAGLPDFLRPTHYAQVDRIPLTVNGKADTKALPEARPLGVLTTGAERAPETETEITVCEFFAEALDLDDDEVSAVSDFVSLGGHSMLAVRLIGLLRREYGPVITIRDLLTLRTPEAIAGHLDANS